TTCTAGtaaaattgtttcttatttaaaacCACAATAATATGTAATATCAATACTTATTCAGTTATAAGGTTTTTATAAATTCAAgcataaaaaaaagatattttgaaaaaaaaatccatctgGCTATATTACATTTCGTTTTCAAATTTCtaatgtatgtgtatatgttgCAAGCTTAGGGTCTGGATGATCCTCAGAAGGTCCTTTTCCCCTAACAAAATGTTAACTGCATTTgtatgttcactttttaatttagCAACTGTGAAATCCTCTTGGCCACGCGCACATATTAACCCTTTTCTTTAAGGTTAAGGGAAAGGtatgaaagaatatttattttgtgttataacAGAGTGTTGTTTTCAAGAGACAAAGGCTCCAAGTCCATACCCAATCCATTTTAAATCTATGTTGAACAGAGGCCAGGTCGTACAAAGTTTGTGCTACCTGTTACAGTTGCTATGGACTGTGCTTATCagtaaatctatttttagcatATTGGCTGATTAGAAATCCCTCCTATAAATGCTTGACAGATAAATgcgaaatatatatgtatactatCTTGATGACAACTTTTACCAAAAATGTTAAGACACTGTTGAAACATGAAGAGTCAGTAATAAATCTCAATTTATGTAAAAGGGAATGTGTACTTTGTCTATTAATGTAAGTGTATCTAAAGCTTTGCTTTGAATAGCGCACTTACAACAAATACGACAAAATTATTCATCTCTTAACAGCATACTTTACCATACCAATACATATTCATAATCCAATATGTACTTCGTTCAGTTAATGTCATTTCAATATGTTACCGTTTGTGACATCATAGCAATGTTTAAGTACAGACCCCAGTGACTTAGTAAAACAGCACGATAAATCGCTGAATGATAAAAGCTCAGTAACGATTCAAAATGTTCGATATATGGGAGCGAGTCTTGTGCCtacattgatgtttaatttGGAAGTGAGAgagttttttatgtaaatttctttGTGTCgcttttgttctttttatttcaacaccTACCATTCGGatcacctcggccattttccatcgtaTACAATTTACCTtagatgtatatggacggtttaaattttcagatattttatatttaactacgctaaaagtagatcgcgtagtaatttgaATGTAGCAATTCAATTGAATATCATAACTCTTtcttatcttaattttattatgcaatgATATACTTCAGTAGCAACGAAACACCTTAGTAATACAATTTACACGTCAAGCCACAACAAATAATCaatactgtatttaaataaaaatcgaactacttctactgatgtataGGCATagggttgttttcgatggaaaatggccgagataGTCCAAATGAAAGCCTAGTGAACTACGAGATCTTAGTATTACTTATGCAACAACAACTTTCAtaccataaatatattattatatacaaacatattatgTTGACTCACTCCCAGAACTCAAATGCCGACGAGCTGTTTATGCTGAAAGTCACTGCATTTGACGTCATATTGGATTTGATGTCACTTCcgtttacatgtacaatgttaGCAACCCACATATCCGATAAAGCTGTAAATAAGTGAatcataaacagtttaaaagaAGTTACTTTTGAATAGggaattataattataagtattgatattctgttgataaataaatatggtcATAATAGACAAAAAAAGCGAAACTTTTAAAAACTCACGCGTGCAGTGAGGAGTGTTCCAGTGGTTATTGCACGTTGTCCATGGTAACACGGGGAAGAAAGAGCTGTAGAGAAAGTAGCAGACCCACGCTAGAACCATAATGATGAACCATAAAACCCCCAAGGAGAGCACAACTTGCAACACACCTATCCCtgcaaaaaatgtgtttacatttttcatatGTGTGTTAGGGAAATCCAGCTTAGAAGCTTGGTCATGCTATAACATTCATGATGAGAAAATGATGTCCATCACGATGAACCCTGAAAGACAAAACATGTTTCTGAGATATGTTTAGCATATCCAGAACGGTATAATGATGAAATACCATTATAAAGCATTACTTGCGACACTACCTGTCTTGGAGAACTAAACATGTGTTTATAGAAAACGATAAGCATACCAATGTTAGAATCATGATGACGTACTCCCAGATCTGCaagacaaaacatttgtttctaATACCAGCGTTTTTTTCCATAATGACATACTACAATGATGGCATTACTTGCAACACTCTAGGATCTGCAAGACGAAACAACTTTCGTGATGACATACAATAACACCGTCAGTTCGAGCATAGCTCGCAACACGTCAAACTCTGCaagacaaaacatgtataaatcaGACCCATACTAGTTTTATGATGGCAAACCATAATACTTTCAAAAAGATCATTACTTGCTTCACTCCTAGCCCTGAAAgacaaaacatgtgtttctaaGATCCACGGTTAACTTATGATGACATACTTTTGAATAGTCAATAGGCCGTTACTTGTAACTCTACCAGCACTGCAAGATAAAGCATGCATTTCTAAGATCCATATTAGTTTCATCCTGACATTCGATAACACCGTCAATGAGGCCTTTGCTTGCAATTATACCAGCCCTGCAAAAAAGCATGTGTTTCGAATAAGTGTAGCACACCACAAGGGTATAAACGAGGCCTTTACTTGCAACACACCTTACCCTGCAAcgcaaaatatttgtttctagGACACACGCTAGTTTCATGATGACATAACAAAACACAGTCAATGATGCCATTACTTGCAACTCTCCGAGCCTTACACGAGAAAATATGTGTGTGTCCGACAAACCTTTTTTGATTAGGAAAAACCACAACGACATAAATGTTGGCATTAATTGCAATAAACCTTAACCTGAAAGACAAAACATGCGATTTTCATGATCGAAAGCACTCATATTTGAAGTTGGACTTGATAATTTCAAATTCATTAGAATGAAGCATATTACTTTGCCTATGAATTGATTTTAGCATAATTTAATCTTACTATCAAAACAAATCTGAACTTATTGTAtgtttccttattttttatGGTACTCTTCAATtcattttcatagaaaacagaAGTAGTCCAGTACTTTAGTTGTTCATTGTTACCTTTAAGCAATGGACAGCATTCGAATGCCAATCCTGCACTCTTTCCTGTAAACTGTCCCAGGCAAACTTCGAGGTAGTAAAGGGGTCCACCGGCTGTGATCAGGAAGAAGAAAAATGGGATCAGGAAAGCCCCACCACCATTCCGACTGTAAAAGAATAGTGAAATGTTTcgtgttttgaaatatgttagaaatgaaaaaaaaattctcaagcatatgatgaaaaacatcaacACGATAGGATTTAAATGCtgctttttaattttatcatgtCTACTGCCAGTGATTTTTGCCGAAAGTAACATCTTCGTTaactattataataaatagtgaGATGGCTGCTTTGGTGTTCATTGTAAGAGCACTATACATATCAGTTTGTCTTAACATTGTCCTTGCCGAATGGTTATATTATAGTCGTAGTGTTATTTAGATAAAATAGGTCATCCATATTATAAATGCGTCtcatcaattaaaacaacagaATCTTTTAAGTCAAGTTGTATTTTATTGGTACATACACTTAAATTGCAAAGATTTAAGCAGATTTATAtcatatgtataataaatatatatttgaaatagtcTCAGGGGGAGATGTTAACTGGGAATAATTggttgaaataattttgaaatatgcaGAAACGCACATCGttgacatttaattatcaaaatcatgTATGTTTCACATGCACATGGCCATTACACACATTTCGTGAGAATGTTAAATATGGTACAATGACCAGCAATGATGAAAATTGGTCCATAATAGTAGTCAttcatgaaatgtattttttaatgctTGATTTTGCTATACAAGCTATAATTtcttgtcaaaatgatgtgaTGTACTTTCTTTATTATCACGATTTCACCCACAATTAAGTACATATTCGGAGTATTTCTCTGTGTAAGGTAGTCGAGTTTTGAGATGGGCGGTTCTCGCTTGTCTGATAGTAACGCTCGAACTGTGTATGGAATAGTAACTGATTAAATTATCGAAATGTAAACACTGTGTCGTTTGGTTCTAGTTGAGTGGAGTTGTACAGTTGGAAGTCTCAAGCTGTTAAGTGACACTTAAAACACATttagtaaatatacatgtttgttactCGTAAAATAAAGCTTTTTGTGCTAACTCGGTTAAATATATTCCAATCTTACTTTGAAAAAAACCCAACTTATCaactatattatataaatgcatacataCCTGCATGTAATCGGAAACCTCCAAACACTTCCTATTCCGATACTGTAGCCACAGATTGCAAGAAAGAATTGCAGTTTGTTCGCCCATAGTCCCCTCTCAATGTTTCCAACTTCTATATTAGCATCAGCTTCAGATGTCAACGTCTGCGACGAGCATTTGGATTCCCGATGTAGAAGCGTTATATGGTCCTTCTTTGCTTTACAAATTATCTCCGATTTGGTATTATTCAAGAATGCTAGTTCTGCAGTATCTCCTTCCATTTTTACGTATAATGCTTTGTACTGAATTTAAACGTAAATTGCATATGTTGTACGTATTATGAGAGGATTGCAAACTAAAGTAAGCCGAATCTTAACgattaaactttaaatgttataatgcCCTTTCACTATTgagaaaataacaaaagtttGCATTCAAAGTATTCAAAGTCAGATTCTCGTTATTTAAGATTATATTGAGTATCCACTAAATGAACATggaatttttcataaatgtgaATTTATAAATTGCACATCGAGAACACGGCACAGATGTATTGCCTTTTTGCATCAATTGCATCGATTCTCGATAGTATGCATAAACTACCAGTACAGCTATCTGTAATTGGATCATTGTTGCATTGATTAGATATGTAGTGTTACAATAGTAAAGCAGAAatctttattttacaattgtgaGCATATAGCAGGACTCTTactaaaatgttaacatataaCAGGATTCCTCATCATACAACAGTGCACATATAATAGGAATCttcaatatacaaaaataacataaagcATGCATATTTGCTAACAACAGTTAACACATAGTAGGAATCTTTACTTTACAACAGTAAATACATAGCAGGATCTTTCATACACAACAGTAAATATATAGCAGGATATAAACATATGACAGGAAAATTTACTATACAACAGTTAACATATAACTGGAAGCTTTATTACAGAACAGTAAACATATAACATGAATCTTTTGCATACAACGGTTAACATGTATCAGGGTTCTTTAATATACATTACTGAGCATATAACTGAAATCTTACCT
This genomic stretch from Mya arenaria isolate MELC-2E11 chromosome 10, ASM2691426v1 harbors:
- the LOC128204811 gene encoding sodium- and chloride-dependent betaine transporter-like — encoded protein: MEGDTAELAFLNNTKSEIICKAKKDHITLLHRESKCSSQTLTSEADANIEVGNIERGLWANKLQFFLAICGYSIGIGSVWRFPITCSRNGGGAFLIPFFFFLITAGGPLYYLEVCLGQFTGKSAGLAFECCPLLKGIGVLQVVLSLGVLWFIIMVLAWVCYFLYSSFFPVLPWTTCNNHWNTPHCTPLSDMWVANIVHVNGSDIKSNMTSNAVTFSINSSSAFEFWEFNAIGRSSGFEEMGSMQPHLVICLLIAWVFTVLAVIKGVKTLGKVVYVTATTPYLFLTIIFIKGLTMEGAADGIKTYVTPDFSKLLTFQVWLEAAIQVFCSLGPSWGGVITMASYNRFHQKSFCRNLSPPP